A genomic region of Hydrogenimonas thermophila contains the following coding sequences:
- the nhaA gene encoding Na+/H+ antiporter NhaA yields the protein MVKHFKAIERFVKDESFSGILLFLATVAALIVANSSFGESYFKLWNTPLGVTVGSHTISMDLMHWINDGLMALFFLMVGLEIKRELLIGELSSIKKASFPIVAAIGGMIIPALIYIAFNSDNPKGFGIPMATDIAFALGILMLLGKKVNPSLKLFLVALAVVDDLGAVVVVATVYTNEIHTEYFLYVAVTYLLIWLLNIRRVTMLLPYLLLGIALWIFIHSAGVHATIAGVLLAFAIPISSKVDEKEFIKNTRESVNIFEKHIDTIPILNHHQIDALEDIAYNYDKVQNPLVKLEHQLHGLSAFIIMPLFAFSNAGVMLNFSAISENLLIVLGVLFGLVIGKPIGIVGFTYLANKLKIAQKPDDLKWSEIVAVGFLGGIGFTMSIFITQLAFLDQNIIDAVKLGIFFASFIAGLIGVLLILRSYKTN from the coding sequence ATGGTAAAACACTTTAAAGCGATAGAAAGATTTGTCAAAGATGAGTCATTCAGTGGTATTCTACTCTTTTTAGCAACAGTAGCTGCGTTAATAGTTGCTAACTCTAGTTTTGGAGAGAGTTATTTTAAATTATGGAATACTCCTTTAGGTGTGACGGTAGGCAGTCATACTATCTCTATGGATCTAATGCACTGGATCAATGATGGTTTAATGGCTCTCTTCTTTTTAATGGTTGGATTAGAGATAAAAAGAGAGCTTTTGATAGGGGAGTTGTCATCTATTAAAAAGGCAAGTTTTCCTATTGTTGCCGCTATTGGAGGTATGATAATACCTGCATTAATTTATATTGCTTTTAACTCTGATAATCCAAAAGGCTTTGGTATTCCAATGGCAACAGATATAGCTTTTGCATTGGGAATATTGATGCTTTTAGGTAAAAAAGTAAACCCTTCATTAAAACTTTTTTTAGTAGCTCTTGCAGTAGTTGATGATCTTGGTGCTGTAGTTGTTGTAGCAACTGTATATACAAATGAGATACATACAGAGTATTTTTTATATGTGGCTGTGACATATCTTTTGATATGGCTATTGAATATTAGACGAGTAACTATGCTTTTACCATATCTACTGCTTGGTATAGCTTTGTGGATATTTATACACTCTGCTGGAGTACATGCAACAATTGCCGGTGTTCTTTTAGCTTTTGCCATACCAATAAGCTCAAAGGTAGATGAAAAAGAGTTTATAAAAAATACCAGAGAGTCTGTTAATATTTTTGAAAAACATATAGATACCATACCAATACTCAATCATCACCAAATAGATGCTCTTGAAGATATTGCTTACAACTATGACAAAGTACAAAATCCATTGGTAAAGTTAGAGCATCAACTACATGGGCTTTCTGCATTTATTATTATGCCTCTATTTGCCTTTTCAAATGCAGGTGTTATGCTCAATTTTTCTGCAATATCAGAAAATTTGTTAATAGTTTTAGGCGTTCTATTTGGACTTGTGATCGGAAAACCAATAGGAATAGTTGGTTTTACATATTTAGCCAATAAATTGAAAATTGCTCAAAAGCCTGATGATTTGAAGTGGAGTGAGATTGTTGCAGTAGGCTTTTTAGGTGGTATTGGTTTTACAATGTCTATATTTATAACACAACTTGCATTTTTAGATCAAAATATTATTGATGCTGTTAAGCTTGGAATTTTCTTTGCCTCTTTTATAGCTGGATTAATTGGTGTTCTATTGATCCTAAGATCATATAAAACTAACTAA
- a CDS encoding asparaginase domain-containing protein, which translates to MTLIDQVIRIINTGGTFNKRYDPLEGKLFVPTDNLAVESAIASMRHGCEIKISGTIYKDSLEMDSADRDLLCEIVTKVAEKSIVIVHGTDTMDKSAKALDEWLGKSNDKRVVFTGAMVPFSIDPIEATANLVMSISSVQFLEPGVYIAMHGRVLPYDKIKKNREIGIFEPV; encoded by the coding sequence ATGACATTGATTGATCAAGTGATCAGAATAATCAATACAGGTGGAACGTTTAATAAGCGTTATGATCCTCTTGAAGGTAAACTTTTTGTTCCAACAGATAATTTAGCAGTAGAGAGTGCAATTGCTTCAATGAGGCATGGATGTGAAATAAAGATAAGTGGTACTATCTACAAAGATAGTTTAGAGATGGACAGTGCTGATCGAGATCTGCTTTGTGAAATAGTTACAAAAGTTGCAGAAAAGTCTATAGTTATAGTTCATGGTACTGATACAATGGATAAAAGTGCTAAAGCATTAGATGAATGGCTTGGAAAGTCAAATGATAAAAGAGTAGTATTTACCGGTGCGATGGTACCATTCTCTATTGATCCTATTGAAGCTACAGCAAATTTGGTTATGTCTATTTCATCTGTGCAGTTTTTAGAACCTGGGGTTTATATTGCTATGCACGGTAGAGTTTTACCATATGATAAAATAAAGAAAAATCGAGAAATAGGAATTTTTGAGCCAGTTTAA
- a CDS encoding CBS domain-containing protein, which translates to MLVEEVMTPKDKLIIVSPMAPVREALMLMKKNKVKAIIVEKTSENGAYGLVTFKNILQSIVAEDGDIDLLNVYDIASTPSVSVSRKLDMKYAARMMVRNSIKRLLVIDNNEIYGILTMSDIIGVLLNDID; encoded by the coding sequence ATGTTAGTAGAAGAGGTAATGACACCTAAGGATAAATTGATAATAGTTTCACCTATGGCTCCAGTACGTGAAGCTTTAATGCTTATGAAAAAAAACAAGGTGAAAGCGATTATTGTCGAAAAGACTTCTGAAAATGGTGCATATGGTCTTGTTACATTTAAAAATATACTCCAGTCCATTGTTGCTGAAGATGGCGATATTGATTTGTTAAATGTATATGATATTGCATCTACTCCATCTGTATCTGTCTCAAGAAAACTAGATATGAAATATGCTGCACGAATGATGGTAAGAAATAGCATTAAGAGACTTCTTGTTATAGATAATAATGAAATTTATGGAATACTTACAATGAGTGATATTATAGGAGTTCTTTTGAATGACATTGATTGA